A genomic window from Lotus japonicus ecotype B-129 chromosome 1, LjGifu_v1.2 includes:
- the LOC130719426 gene encoding protein POLYCHOME-like, which produces IAILVISRKCAVNKTLQIPTLRSSDPALPTHVRTKRPPRYASQPRRSPFGFSPTATLAPGPENSTPWATVPRGRRRAQSRSVLPVWYPRTPLRDLTVLVRSMERRGIQNSEEGQRTPLDRSVVEHRCCDDSSSVSVKIRTPAGSKVPKIVLNFADEEEGELELLTPQKKLLDSIDMVEKLVRESLQKLKQSPSGRKAEREKRVRTLMSMR; this is translated from the exons ATTGCCATTTTGGTCATCTCTCGCAAATGTGCAGTGAACAAAACATTACAAATACCCACACTCAGATCATCAGATCCCGCACTTCCCACCCATGTCAGAACCAAGAGACCGCCGCGTTACGCCTCTCAACCTCGCAGATCCCCATTCGGTTTCTCTCCGACCGCCACCCTCGCTCCGGGACCGGAGAACAGCACCCCATGGGCAACCGTTCCGCGAGGAAGGCGTCGTGCTCAATCGCGCAGCGTTCTTCCCGTCTGGTACCCTAGAACCCCACTCCGAGACCTCACTGTTCTTGTTCGT TCAATGGAGAGGAGGGGGATTCAGAACAGTGAAGAAGGGCAGAGAACACCGTTGGATCGATCCGTTGTTGAGCACCGTTGTTGTGATGATTCTTCTTCTGTGAGCGTGAAGATTCGAACACCTGCTGGTAGCAAGGTACCGAAGATTGTGCTGAATTTtgcagatgaagaagaaggggaATTGGAgcttctcactcctcagaagaAGCTTCTAGACTCCATTGACATGGTtgagaagcttgtgagggaAAGCCTGCAGAAGCTGAAGCAGTCCCCGAGTGGGAGAAAGGCTGAGAGGGAGAAGAGAGTTAGAACTCTAATGTCAATGAGGTGA
- the LOC130729293 gene encoding probable protein phosphatase 2C 4 — MGNRIGNLCLCSAGTGVGDISGRSENKCDKANVNSIFYVRPDPCEFSGDGAATIVPFRSVSVATVSANSSAAPSTCLDDSVQHSIALDSSASFESSNSFTSAATVPLLQRGFAVGGFRPSPRDGGALNGGSEPVEKQRRSLKKVLSRAFLSSLSLGKRPILKKKENGNARVSCSGPLDGDDDDDLGECDDDLFMGCQNLHWTQGKAGEDRVHIVICEYHGWVFAGIYDGFNGPDATDYLLNNLFSAIHDEINVLLCGHISESELLEENCPMGSEKSGLDCKKDDVLESLSEALKKTEDAFLRTCDEMIAHNPVLAMMGSCVLVMVMKGEDVYLMNVGDSRAVLATQSGDPIQLTEEHSTHVKEEVYRIRREHPDDPSAVTNGRVKGYLNVTRAFGAGFLKQPKQNNAVLETFKVNYIGESPYITCSPSLHHHRLSPDDKFLILSSDGLYQFFTNEEAVAKVDSFITMFPDRDPAQLLVEEALSRAANKAGLELHELLDIPQGERRLYHDDISIIIISFEGKIWRSLV; from the exons ATGGGTAACAGAATCGGAAACCTCTGCCTCTGCTCCGCCGGCACCGGCGTCGGAGACATCTCCGGCAGATCGGAGAACAAATGCGATAAAGCTAATGTAAACTCCATCTTCTACGTCAGACCAGACCCATGTGAGTTTTCCGGCGATGGCGCCGCCACCATCGTGCCATTCCGGTCCGTTTCCGTAGCCACCGTGAGCGCAAACTCGTCAGCAGCACCGTCCACTTGCCTTGATGACTCTGTTCAGCACAGCATCGCTCTGGATTCCTCTGCTTCATTTGAGAGCTCTAATTCTTTTACTTCTGCCGCGACGGTGCCTCTGCTGCAACGTGGCTTCGCTGTGGGTGGCTTCAGGCCAAGTCCCCGTGATGGCGGCGCTTTGAACGGTGGTTCTGAACCTGTGGAGAAACAGAGAAGAAGCTTGAAGAAGGTTCTGAGCAGAGCATTTTTAAGCTCACTGTCTCTTGGGAAACGGCCAATtctgaagaaaaaagagaatgGTAATGCCAGAGTGAGTTGCAGTGGTCCtcttgatggtgatgatgatgatgatcttgGTGAGTGTGATGATGATCTGTTCATGGGGTGTCAGAATCTTCATTGGACTCAAGGTAAAGCCGGTGAGGATCGTGTGCACATTGTGATTTGTGAGTATCATGGATGGGTTTTTGCGGGGATTTATGATGGATTCAATGGCCCTGATGCCACTGATTACCTTCTCAATAATCTGTTTTCTGCTATTCATGATGAGATCAATGTGCTGCTTTGTGGTCACATTTCTGAATCGGAGTTATTAGAGGAAAACTGTCCAATGGGAAGTGAAAAGTCAGGTTTGGATTGTAAGAAAGATGATGTGTTAGAATCACTTTCTGAGGCGTTGAAGAAGACAGAGGATGCGTTTCTGAGAACTTGTGATGAGATGATTGCTCATAATCCTGTGTTGGCTATGATGGGTTCTTGTGTTctggtgatggtgatgaaggGAGAAGATGTTTACTTGATGAACGTCGGAGACAGTCGTGCTGTGTTAGCTACTCAGTCTGGGGATCCCATTCAGCTCACAGAAGAGCATAGCACTCATGTCAAAGAG GAGGTTTACAGAATCAGAAGGGAGCACCCAGATGACCCTTCTGCAGTGACTAATGGCCGAGTGAAAGGTTACTTGAATGTCACAAGGGCTTTCGGAGCTGGATTCCTTAAACAG CCTAAACAAAACAATGCAGTGCTGGAGACTTTCAAAGTTAACTACATAGGGGAATCCCCATACATAACTTGTTCCCCTTCCCTCCACCACCACAGGCTCAGCCCAGATGACAAATTCCTAATACTGTCTTCTGATGGACTTTACCAATTCTTCACCAATGAAGAAGCCGTTGCCAAAGTAGACTCATTCATCACCATGTTTCCTGATAGAGATCCAGCACAGCTTCTTGTTGAAGAAGCTCTAAGTCGAGCAGCCAATAAAGCAG GATTGGAGCTCCATGAGCTGCTGGATATCCCACAAGGGGAACGGCGTCTTTACCATGATGACATTTCTATAATTATAATCTCATTTGAGGGAAAAATATGGCGTTCTTTGGTGTAA
- the LOC130729294 gene encoding pectin acetylesterase 5-like, translated as MSSSPSFSITNLRLRTLVVFFRKLTTKDYAIAAFAFFLLLSLAFFSQLHHHHHSHSLSNLIPFTPLPNTILRGAICLDGSAPGFHFQKGFGSGSRSWLLHLEGGGWCNSISSCSRRKFTALGSSKYMETVVPFSGILSSDRSQNPDFFNWNKVMIRYCDGASFAGHPESEKGSGLFFRGQIIWEAIMDELLSIGMSKAKQALLSGCSAGGLATLVHCDDFRQILPKETTVKCLADAGFFLDEKDIRGNNTMRSFYNDVVQLQGVAKSLHKECLAKMEPSKCLFPSEILKNIKTPVFLVHSAYDFWQIRNILVPEGSDPSGHWKSCKLNIHNCNANLIDILNRFRSSLLKALNEFQQRKQIGMFVNSCFIHCQTWRGETWYSPNSPKIQNKTIAESVADWFFDREVINLIDCPYPCNPTCRNLDFTRV; from the exons ATGTCTTCATCTCCCTCGTTCTCCATAACCAACCTTCGCCTTCGCACTCTCGTCGTCTTCTTCAGAAAATTGACCACCAAGGACTACGCAATCGCCGCATTCGCCTTCTTCCTTCTCCTCTCTCTCGCTTTCTTCTCCCAATtgcatcaccaccaccattccCACTCTCTCTCCAATCTCATCCCCTTCACTCCTCTCCCTAACACCATCCTAAGAGGCGCAA TTTGCTTGGATGGAAGTGCCCCCGGCTTCCATTTCCAAAAGGGTTTCGGATCCGGATCTCGCAGTTGGTTGCTCCATCTCGAG GGAGGAGGATGGTGCAATTCGATATCTTCATGTTCTCGCCGAAAATTTACTGCTTTGGGTTCATCCAAGTATATGGAGACGGTGGTTCCTTTTTCAGGGATTCTAAGCTCTGACCGGTCTCAGAATCCTG ATTTCTTTAACTGGAACAAGGTGATGATACGGTATTGTGATGGTGCATCATTTGCTGGTCACCCAGAGAGCGAG AAAGGAAGTGGGTTGTTCTTCCGAGGCCAGATCATATGGGAAGCTATTATGGATGAACTCTTATCAATTGGCATGTCTAAAGCAAAACAG GCTCTGCTTTCAGGATGCTCTGCAGGAGGGTTGGCAACTCTTGTACATTGTGATGACTTTCGACAAATACTTCCAAAGGAGACCACTGTCAAATGTCTTGCTGATGCAGGCTTCTTCCTAGATGA GAAGGATATTCGTGGAAATAACACAATGAGATCTTTCTATAATGATGTTGTGCAGCTTCAG GGTGTTGCAAAAAGTCTGCATAAAGAGTGCCTTGCCAAAATGGAACCATCTAAG TGTCTCTTTCCATCGGAAATTCTTAAAAACATAAAGACTCCAGTGTTCCTTGTTCACTCTGCTTATGATTTTTGGCAG ATACGCAATATTTTGGTACCTGAAGGATCAGATCCCTCTGGTCACTGGAAAAGCTGCAAATTGAACATTCACAATTGCAATGCAAACCTGATTGATATACTTAACC GCTTCCGTAGTTCTTTGCTGAAGGCTTTGAATGAATTCCAGCAACGGAAGCAGATTGGAATGTTTGTAAATTCTTGCTTTATCCATTGCCAGACTTGGAGGGGAGAGACATGGTATTCACCCAATTCTCCTAAAATACAAAATAAG ACGATTGCTGAATCTGTTGCTGATTGGTTCTTTGACCGAGAAGTGATCAATCTTATTGACTGCCCTTATCCATGCAATCCTACTTGTCGTAATTTGGATTTTACCAGAGTATAA
- the LOC130719435 gene encoding uncharacterized protein LOC130719435, protein MQSVLFDSGRVYFLYGYGGTGKTFVWNTLSAAIRSMGMIVLNVASSGIASLLLPGGRTAHSRFCIPLQTDETATCNIKQDSLRENLLICAKFIIWDEAPMLNKNCFEALDRTLCDIMSQEDESNMDKPFGGKVVVLGGDFRQILPFIPKGGRQDIVSATVNSSDLWKYCKVLKLTKNMRLRTTGSPELATEIKEFAD, encoded by the coding sequence ATGCAATCGGTGTTGTTTGATAGTGGCAGAGTTTACTTTTTGTATGGATATGGAGGAACTGGCAAAACTTTTGTCTGGAATACATTATCTGCAGCCATCCGTTCAATGGGTATGATTGTTCTGAATGTTGCTTCAAGTGGTATTGCTTCTTTGTTGTTGCCGGGTGGTAGAACAGCACATTCTAGATTTTGCATTCCATTGCAAACCGATGAAACAGCTACTTGCAACATCAAACAAGATAGTTTAAGGGAAAATTTACTGATCTGTGCCAAATTCATCATTTGGGATGAAGCTCCTATGTTAAATAAGAATTGTTTTGAGGCACTTGATAGAACTTTGTGCGATATCATGAGTCAGGAAGATGAAAGCAACATGGACAAACCATTTGGCGGTAAGGTTGTAGTTCTTGGTGGTGACTTCAGACAAATTCTTCCATTCATTCCAAAAGGTGGAAGGCAAGACATTGTATCTGCTACAGTAAATTCTTCTGATCTTTGGAAATACTGTAAAGTTTTAAAGCTCACTAAAAACATGAGATTACGCACAACAGGTTCACCAGAGCTTGCAACAGAAATTAAAGAATTTGCTGACTGA